The genome window AGGGATGGGAGCTCAGCTTCATGGGCAACGGCTTCGCGCTCGTGCAGCCCAGCGAGCTGTTGCCGCCGCAGAACGCCCAGATCGGGCAGGGGCTGGCCGCGCAGTTCGGCATGGGGCAGCAGGGGGCACGGGGACAGAACCAGGGCAACGTCTGGAGCTGAGCAGGGTGAGGGGTGACCGCGGCGGCGGTCACCCCTCACCCGTTCACGACCTTCACAGCCTGGCGCGCGTCGCCTCCAGCAGCCGTACGACGGACTCGTCCGCCACGTCCGCCACCTCCGCGTACGGGAACCAGCGCAGGTCCAGGGACTCGTCGCTGATCGCCTCCACCGCACCGGCCGGGGCGAGCGCCGCGTACTGGACGTCGAGGTGCCAGGCGCACGGCGTGTGGTGCCGGTCCAGGCGCACTGGCCCGCCGGGCAGCAGAATCAGTCCCTCGATGCCCGACTCCTCCGTCGCCTCGCGGCGTGCGGCGTCCGCCAGCGTCACGTCGTCCGGCTCACAGTGGCCGCCCATCTGAAGCCACATCCGGATCTTCTTGTGCAGGGTCAGGAGTACCCGGCCGTGCTCGGGGTCGATCACCAGTGCGCTCGCGGTGATGTGTCCGTCCGCACAGGACTTCCACATGCCGTCCTGGTGCGCCTGGAGGTGGTCGAGATAGGCCTGGCGCAGCTCTTCCTGGTCCTCGTAGGACTTGAGCACGAGGACCGCGTCGTCGTAGAGGCTCACTCGGCGTCGTCGCCCTCGGCTGCGCCGTCGTCCTTCTTCTTCAGGTCAGGCTTCGGAGCGGAGCCGTCCGCCGCCTCGCCGAGCATCTTGTCCAGCTCGGAGAAGTCGAGCTGCTCGCGGTGCACGAAGCCGTCCGGGTCGTCCAGGTCGGACGCCGTCGGCAGCATGTCCGGGTGTGCCCACAGGCCGTCCCGGCCGTCCACGCCGCGCGCGTCCGTGAGCGACGCCCACAGGCGGGAGGCGTCCCGCAGCCGGCGCGGGCGCAGCTCCAGGCCGATCAGCGTGGCGAACGTCTGCTCGGCCGGGCCGCCCGAGGCGCGACGGCGGCGCAGGGTCTCGCGCAGCGCGTCCGCGGACGCCAGGCGCGGCTTCGCGGCCGCGTGCACCACCGCGTCTACCCAGCCCTCGACGAGCGCCAGCGCCGTCTCCAGACGGGCCAGGGCCGCCTTCTGCTCCGGCGTGTCCTCCGGCTGGAACATGCCCTGCTGGAGCGCCTGCTGCAACTCCTCAGGGTTCTGCGGGTCGAACTGGCCGACCACGTCCTCCAGCTTCGCCGTGTCGACCTTGATGCCGCGGGCGTAGCCCTCGACGGCGCCGAACAGGTGCGAGCGCAGCCACGGCACGTGCGCGAACAGGCGCTGGTGGGCGGCCTCGCGCAGCGCGAGGTACAGCCGCACCTCCTCCTTGGGCACGCCCAGGTCCTTGCCGAACACCTCGATGTTCAGCGGCAGCAGCGCGGCCTTCCCGGCCGGGCCGAGCGGCAGACCGATGTCGGTGGAGCCGACGACCTCGCCCGCGAGCACGCCGACGGCCTGCCCGATCTGCGTACCGAACATGGCGCCGCCCATGGAGCGCATCATGCCGATCAGCGGCCCCGCCATGGCCTGCATCTCCTCCGGCAGGACGTCGCCCATGGCCGCGCCGACGCGCTCGGCGACCGGGTCGACGAGCTCCTTCCACACCGGCAGGGTCGCCTCGACCCACTCCGCGCGGCTCCAGGCCACCGCGGAGCCCGAGCCGGACGGCAGCGACGTCGCGTCGTCGAGCCACAGGTCGGCCAGGCGGACGGCCTCCTCCACGGCGGAGCGCTCGCCGGGGCTCACGCTCTGGTCCTTGGTGCCGTCGGGGGTGCCCTGGGAGACCGTCTGGCGGGCGATCTGCTTGGCCATGTCCCAGTTCACCGGGCCGCCCTCGTAGGAGAGCATCTGGCCCAGCTGCTGGAAGGCGGCGCCCAGGTCGGTGGGGTTCAGGGAACCGAACATCGCTGCGAGCGGGTTGTCGGCGCCGGCACCGCCGGCTCCGGGAATCCCGAAGCCGAACGGGTTGGCCGGTCCCTGACCACCGCCGCTCTGCGGGTCCTTCTTCTTGCCCTCGTCGCCGTTCTCCGGCTCCTCCGGCGGAAGGCCGAATCCGAATGGGGTGTCACTCACGGGATTCCTCGGCTGGTAAGGCCACCGGTTCCTTCCGGCGGCTGGCTGCCCGACAACACCACCCAGCGTAGACACCTTGACCCGATCGGGCCTGGGTGCTTCGCCGACTCCCGGCCTGCGGCAGGATGGATGCCACCTGGTACGCACGCGTGCTTTGCGTCCGTATGGAAGACAACCGCTGGAGACGCCCGGTGAGTTCCCCAGATCCGCAGGTTCGCGCAGCGCGAAACCATTCAGCCCACCCGTCGCCCGACGACCGCCCCTCCAGGACGGCGCTTCGCGCCGGCGAGTCGACTGCCCGCCGCGGGCCCGTCGTCGCGGTCACCGGCGCCGCGTCCGGGGTCGGCGCGCTGCTCACCGAGCGGCTCGCCGCGTCCGACGAGATCAGGCAGGTCGTCGCCATCGACGAGCGGCGCGGGGAGTGCGCTGCGGCGCGGTGGCACATCCTGGACGTGCGGGACCCGGCGATCGCGGAGAAGCTGCGGGGCGCGGACGTGGTGGTGCACCTGGCGCTCGACCTGGACCTGGAGACGGACCCGGTGGCGCGCACGGCGTACAACGTGCGCGGAACGCAGACCGTGCTGACGGCGGCGGCCGCCGCCGGGGTGCACCGGGTGGTGCTGTGCACGTCCGCCATGGTCTACGGGGCGTTGCCGGACAACGAGCTGCCGCTGTCGGAGGACGCCGAGCTGCGGGCGACGGCGGAGGCGACAGGGGTCGGAGACCTGCTGGAGATCGAGCGGCTCGCGCGGCGGGCGCCGAGGGCGCATCCGGGGCTCAACGTCACCGTGGTGCGGCCGGCTGTGCTGGTCGGGGG of Streptomyces cynarae contains these proteins:
- a CDS encoding zinc-dependent metalloprotease; translation: MSDTPFGFGLPPEEPENGDEGKKKDPQSGGGQGPANPFGFGIPGAGGAGADNPLAAMFGSLNPTDLGAAFQQLGQMLSYEGGPVNWDMAKQIARQTVSQGTPDGTKDQSVSPGERSAVEEAVRLADLWLDDATSLPSGSGSAVAWSRAEWVEATLPVWKELVDPVAERVGAAMGDVLPEEMQAMAGPLIGMMRSMGGAMFGTQIGQAVGVLAGEVVGSTDIGLPLGPAGKAALLPLNIEVFGKDLGVPKEEVRLYLALREAAHQRLFAHVPWLRSHLFGAVEGYARGIKVDTAKLEDVVGQFDPQNPEELQQALQQGMFQPEDTPEQKAALARLETALALVEGWVDAVVHAAAKPRLASADALRETLRRRRASGGPAEQTFATLIGLELRPRRLRDASRLWASLTDARGVDGRDGLWAHPDMLPTASDLDDPDGFVHREQLDFSELDKMLGEAADGSAPKPDLKKKDDGAAEGDDAE
- a CDS encoding NUDIX hydrolase; this translates as MSLYDDAVLVLKSYEDQEELRQAYLDHLQAHQDGMWKSCADGHITASALVIDPEHGRVLLTLHKKIRMWLQMGGHCEPDDVTLADAARREATEESGIEGLILLPGGPVRLDRHHTPCAWHLDVQYAALAPAGAVEAISDESLDLRWFPYAEVADVADESVVRLLEATRARL
- a CDS encoding SDR family oxidoreductase → MSSPDPQVRAARNHSAHPSPDDRPSRTALRAGESTARRGPVVAVTGAASGVGALLTERLAASDEIRQVVAIDERRGECAAARWHILDVRDPAIAEKLRGADVVVHLALDLDLETDPVARTAYNVRGTQTVLTAAAAAGVHRVVLCTSAMVYGALPDNELPLSEDAELRATAEATGVGDLLEIERLARRAPRAHPGLNVTVVRPAVLVGGTDTALTRYFESPRLLVVAGSRPAWQFCHVEDLCSALECAVLEKVEGELAVGCEGWLEQEEVEELSGIRRMELPSAVALGAAARLHRIGLTPSPAGDLAYTMYPWVVSGSRLHDAGWRPKWTNEEVLAELLAEVAGRHTVVGRRLGRKDATAAGAAGATVALLGAAAVVRRARKARRRG